In the Bombus pyrosoma isolate SC7728 linkage group LG15, ASM1482585v1, whole genome shotgun sequence genome, one interval contains:
- the LOC122575960 gene encoding cadherin-99C isoform X2, whose amino-acid sequence MEHFNPVKVLLLVLLARQRVNAFSMDRARNVSERFTSTTTLTVNIRDDDDQDPSFIYQGCMLLDGACINPEYSASVSSGVLSGILNISPEKIQAVDMDSINAPIHYSFLSGNPSNYREFFEINPNTGAVKQIKAVDTTVTKKFDIIIKAVEVSEAKRSATAKLTITVKPVDSNPPIITASNIEGFVDENAPIGTKVIDKIGNPVVLTVSDADLGPEDPKPAYTFELTTNFFAIDPSGILVVNEENLDRDPPSPGRFRFQVVAREKTGVAASAPLSFVVILNDVNDNAPMLPMIAPITVQAGETKKVVTKVEATDNDEGENAEITYSIYHVSNNGLHKFKIDPKTGLIESVRKLNAGEQFSITVQATDKGGKYSQTIVEVNVIPGPNTRSPVFQQPVYEVQVSEGASINSTVATITAVDPENDPVSYSIVSGNDLRQFAIGDKSGVITVIRKLDREDLTRYQLLIKAEDSGGLFNTATVNIKVTDINDKNPEFVDLPYEFTVKEGEARKLIGRVHAEDADEGINAEITYFAPDDIPFTVDPETGDVLTKIVLDYEQNDEYKFVVTARDGAPDYRLATATVTVKVIDVEDEVPVFHQSSYEARVKENIPDYTVLQVTADDPDTKKQITYMIKQGNTELFGIEPKTGVVKTVRGLDYERENQHILIIGTVENTSDSPGSTTRVVINVQDVNDIPPVFTSVPRPITLDDDVPIGTTVINLIATDSDGTAPGNQVRYEIVGREVANKYFVIDPDTGVLRIRDDLRKETNTEYQVDVRAYDMGEPQLASVTTVPVYVRHVATVPPEIGLGFAENSYNVEVPEDAADNTLIKIITVINSHAHDTTPLKCEIYSGNEKELFEANVTEERNCALRLKKGVLDYETTESYQVKLKLESLSGLLNTDRNTTMVKIQVLDVNDNKPEFIFADSRAKLSRGRYFAAIPRTAQFASTVIQVKAHDKDNGKYGKLEYKILGGRGSDYFAMDSSSGIIRTTATFDNVDLSELPFKFDVRVRDNPNSTDNFNSIVAPVIVNLIEEENLMILVVQDAPSDALQKEASKIAGIIEEKSGLLIGIDRVAVRKNLTKNGTVEMYPQDSDVWFYAIDPDTEAILDRNSSRIQRSIIEKTAMSNITFDVSTLVRANAIDIHAPVMPAESVRTQTAIAFSGEVFPYALIIIACVILILGIAGIIYICVSWSRYKAYKERMQRMYVVPRYDPVYVEPNLKEYETQVLQMSVPVDDNDSYNDLQLDFSNKNHAFSLDNVSYITKDHGESTGQQSPVSSEAATTARASSIVGTHGETNIHSLRRSTLGRKNHNSNANTLNNHDTTPVLNPLYNHGNDLLSPSPSNDNVTFREKRDYSHLGFTYLGEQSPVETTTEL is encoded by the exons GTATCGAGTGGAGTGTTATCCGGGATACTTAATATATCGCCGGAGAAAATACAAGCGGTTGATATGGACAGTATAAACGCACCCATTCATTACTCGTTTCTCAGTGGCAAtccatcgaattatcgagagtttttcgaaataaaccCCAACACTGGCGCCGTGAAGCAAATCAAGGCGGTGGACACAACGGTTACCAAGAAGTTCGATATTATCATCAAG GCTGTCGAGGTGTCGGAGGCGAAACGATCGGCCACAGCGAAATTGACCATCACTGTGAAGCCAGTCGACAGCAACCCCCCGATTATAACAGCATCGAACATAGAGGGTTTCGTTGATGAGAATGCCCCGATCGGAACAAAGGTTATCGACAAAATAGGCAATCCTGTGGTACTCACCGTTTCGGACGCTGATTTG GGCCCCGAAGATCCGAAACCAGCTTACACTTTCGAATTAACCACCAATTTCTTCGCGATCGACCCTTCCGGTATACTCGTCGTGAACGAAGAGAATCTGGATCGTGATCCTCCGAGTCCTGGTCGTTTCCGGTTTCAAGTGGTGGCCAGGGAAAAGACGGGCGTTGCTGCTTCTGCGCCATTATCCTTCGTGGTGATATTGAACGACGTTAATGACAACGCACCTATGCTTCCTATGATAGCTCCCATCACCGTTCAGGCtggagaaacgaagaaagtagTGACAAAG GTGGAGGCAACGGATAATGACGAAGGGGAGAATGCCGAAATAACATACAGCATCTATCACGTGTCAAATAATGGactacataaatttaaaatcgatCCGAAGACCGGCCTAATCGAATCCGTGAGAAAGCTGAACGCAGGCGAACAATTCAGCATTACCGTACAAGCTACTGACAAGGGTGGAAAATATTCACAGACGATCGTCGAGGTAAACGTGATTCCCGGACCCAATACCAGGAGTCCCGTGTTCCAGCAACCGGTATACGAGGTGCAAGTCAGCGAGGGAGCGTCCATTAATTCCACGGTCGCCACGATTACC GCTGTTGACCCAGAGAACGATCCAGTGTCGTACTCGATCGTATCGGGAAACGATCTGCGTCAATTTGCGATCGGTGACAAATCAGGCGTGATCACTGTTATAAGGAAGTTGGACAGGGAGGATCTGACCCGTTATCAGCTG CTGATAAAGGCTGAAGATTCTGGCGGTTTGTTCAACACGGCAACGGTAAACATCAAAGTAACAGACATCAACGACAAGAACCCGGAATTCGTCGACTTGCCTTACGAGTTTACTGTGAAAGAAGGAGAAGCTAGGAAATTAATAGGTCGGGTGCATGCTGAAGATGCCGATGAAGGCATCAACGCAGAAATCACGTATTTCGCGCCAGACGACATACCGTTTACTGTCGATCCTGAAACCGGAGATGTGTTGACGAAAATCGTTTTGGACTATGAGCAGAATGAT GAATACAAATTTGTGGTAACCGCGAGAGACGGTGCTCCTGATTATCGCTTAGCTACTGCTACGGTTACGGTGAAAGTTATAGATGTCGAGGACGAAGTTCCTGTTTTCCATCAAAGCAGCTACGAGGCTCGAGTTAAAGAGAATATACCAGATTACACGGTGCTTCAAGTAACG GCTGATGATCCGGATACAAAGAAGCAGATCACGTACATGATTAAACAAGGGAACACCGAACTATTCGGCATAGAGCCGAAGACTGGAGTCGTAAAAACCGTTCGTGGTTTGGACTATGAGAGGGAGAACCAGCATATCCTTATAATTGGCACCGTCGAAAATACCAGCGATTCGCCTGGTTCTACTACGAGGGTTGTGATCAATGTCCAG GACGTTAACGACATTCCACCAGTGTTCACGTCAGTTCCTCGTCCGATTACGCTGGATGACGACGTTCCCATTGGCACGACGGTCATTAATCTCATAGCAACAGATTCCGACGGCACTGCTCCTGGAAATCAA GTGAGATACGAAATTGTCGGCCGTGAAGTAgcgaacaaatattttgtgatCGATCCGGACACTGGCGTGCTTAGGATACGAGACGACTTGCGTAAGGAAACGAACACTGAATATCAG GTTGATGTTCGCGCGTACGACATGGGAGAACCGCAATTGGCGTCTGTCACGACAGTGCCAGTTTATGTTCGTCACGTGGCCACGGTGCCGCCAGAAATCGGCCTAGGTTTTGCAGAAAATTCCTACAACGTCGAAGTACCGGAAGATGCGGCCGACAATACGTTGATCAAGATAATCACGGTCATTAATAGTCACGCGCACGATACTACGCCATTGAAATGCGAAATTTATAGCGGTAACGAGAAGGAATTGTTCGAAGCGAATGTTACGGAGGAACGGAATTGCGCGCTTAGACTGAAGAAAGGAGTCTTGGATTACGAAACAACGGAATCGTACCAAGTGAAGCTTAAGTTGGAATCTTTGTCAGGTCTATTGAATACTGACAGGAATACAACGATG GTGAAGATTCAGGTGCTCGACGTAAACGACAATAAACCGGAGTTCATTTTCGCGGACAGTAGGGCAAAACTATCGAGAGGACGTTACTTCGCTGCGATTCCCCGAACCGCCCAATTCGCGTCGACGGTTATACAAGTGAAAGCACACGATAAAGATAACGGAAAGTACGGGAAGCTCGAGTACAAAATACTCGGTGGACGAGGATCGGACTACTTCGCCATGGACAGTTCTTCCGGAATAATAAGAACCACCGCGACTTTCGATAACGTGGATCTGTCCGAGCTTCCGTTCAAATTCGACGTTCGGGTTCGAGATAATCCTAATTCGACAGACAACTTCAACTCGATCGTAGCTCCGGTTATAGTGAATCTGATCGAAGAGGAGAATCTAATGATTCTAGTAGTTCAGGACGCGCCATCAGACGCGTTGCAAAAGGAAGCATCCAAGATCGCTGGTATCATCGAGGAGAAGAGCGGTCTTCTGATCGGCATCGATAGAGTAGCAGTGAGGAAAAATTTGACGAAAAATGGAACTGTCGAGATGTACCCTCAGGATTCCGACGTGTGGTTCTACGCGATCGATCCAGATACAGAAGCTATTTTAGATAGGAACAGTTCGCGTATACAAAG ATCGATTATCGAAAAAACGGCTATGTCGAATATCACGTTCGACGTGTCGACGCTGGTCCGAGCGAATGCGATAGACATTCACGCGCCAGTAATGCCAGCCGAGTCAGTACGCACGCAAACCGCCATCGCTTTCAGCGGCGAGGTATTTCCGTATGCCTTGATAATCATCGCCTGTGTCATCTTGATCCTAGGCATAGCTGGCATCATTTATATCTGCGTTTCCTGGTCCAG ATACAAAGCGTACAAGGAACGAATGCAGCGGATGTACGTCGTGCCCCGTTACGATCCTGTGTACGTCGAGccaaatttgaaagaatacgAGACACAGGTGCTTCAAATGAGCGTGCCTGTCGACGACAACGACAGCTATAACGACCTCCAGCTTGATTTCAGCAATAAGAATCATGCGTTCAGCTTGGACAATGTCAGCTATATTACCAAAGATCACGGAGAAAGTACCg GTCAACAGAGCCCTGTAAGTTCCGAAGCGGCGACCACGGCACGTGCTTCCAGCATAGTCGGTACCCACGGAGAGACGAACATTCACTCGTTGCGACGATCGACCCTTGGTAGAAAAAATCATAACAGCAACGCGAACACGTTGAACAACCACGACACGACGCCCGTCTTAAATCCGCTCTACAATCACGGTAACGATCTACTCAGTCCTAGTCCGTCGAACGATAACGTCACGTTcagagaaaagagagattaTTCTCATCTAGGATTCACGTACTTGGGTGAACAAAGCCCGGTAGAAACGACCACAGAGTTATAA